Within the Natranaeroarchaeum sulfidigenes genome, the region AGTCGGTCGTGGCGACGACCGCCTCCTCGGAATCCGGCTCGGCGTAGTAGGAGTGGACGAAGTAGGCGTACTCCCCGTCGACGGAACTGTCTTTTCCGTCTGCTCGTTGCGTCTCCGACGCAACGGTGTCGATTCCCTCGACGAGTGGATGCTCGCGCTCGACGTTCAACTCGTTCCAGCCCATCTGGGGGACTTTCTGGCCCTGATCGAACTTGAGGTTCGTGCCGGGGATCAGATCGAGCCCCCTGACGTCCCCTTCGCCCGCGTGGTCGGCCTCCTCGCTGTCGGTCAACAACATCTGCATGCCGAGACAGATCCCGAACAGCGGCTGGCCGCGCTCGGCCGCCTCGTGCAGCGCCTCGCGGTACGGTCCAGCGTTCTCGACGCCCTCGCGGAACGCGCCGACGCCGGGGAGGACGAT harbors:
- the hisH gene encoding imidazole glycerol phosphate synthase subunit HisH, whose translation is MSQQTDVTETETASVVVVDYGLGNLRSVTRGLERVGATVEITDDPDAFEAADGIVLPGVGAFREGVENAGPYREALHEAAERGQPLFGICLGMQMLLTDSEEADHAGEGDVRGLDLIPGTNLKFDQGQKVPQMGWNELNVEREHPLVEGIDTVASETQRADGKDSSVDGEYAYFVHSYYAEPDSEEAVVATTDYGLDFPSIVANEAGNVFGTQFHPEKSGETGLQILRNFVEICLEE